The nucleotide sequence GGAGCAGTTCCCCTAAACCCACTTTAAGCAGGAACTTTTCCTGTGATGCTCCAGACGGCAGCTGAGCGGCCCTCTTACTGCCATCTCCCTTTGCGAAGTGGTATTGCCCCAGAAATGCTGGGCCAGATTGGAAATGCTGatttcatagaaccatagaatgttgtgagttggaagggacccaaaGGACCATCAAGCCCAGGTCCCGTCCCTGCACAAGACAGcccaaaattcacaccgtgtctctgagggccttgtccaggtgcttctggaacatcgccaggctggtgccgtgatgcctccctggggagcctgtgccagggctccaccacccgctgggggaaggaccttctcctaatgcccagcctaaccctcccctggcacatctgcctgccattcccttgggtttGGCTTAGCTatgagcaaagcagcagcaagctgaCACGTCTGTATGGGGATATGTGTGAGCCGGGGCACAAGCGTCTGCTCTATTCACAGCAGCGCTTGCAACACCCACTGGAGCCAATTTCAATATCGGATCCTCAGCCATGGCCAGCAATGATGCCTGGGGCAGGGCAATCCACTTCATCTCCTACTCAAAAAAAGTCTGCTCTTGCCAAATGCCCAAATGCCATGCAAGGCATGTTTCAGGGTCCCGGCAGGGTCTCCTCTGTGTTCAGCACCCTTTCAGGCATGCATCGGCGCCTCGGTCGATCCTAAAACCTCCCTGTGCAAGGGCTGATGTGGGGGTGCCTTGCCCGAGCACCGCTGTCCTTGTCCAGGCTTCAGAGTGCCCAAGCCTTACCTTGGGAAGATGAACACTTGTGCATGGGTAATGCAGCATTGAGGATGTATGGAAGATGGAGAGCAAAAATGAGTCATCAAGGTGATGTTTCTTTCAAGCAAAGAGCAAGATGAGACTTAATTCAAAGTGgtatgacagaaaaaaatgcattgcagGTTGGCGACTCTGTCACTTATATTATAGGGCTCAACTCCTCTGGTTAAATTaggagtttaaaaataatcccaGCTAGTTGGGCCTTCTGCGTGGTTATGAAACACTGCTTGGGGGTTTTGTCTTGTTCTCCACTGCTGGGGGTTTTGAAGCTAAAAAGCTCCACACCCCTTTCATGTCAATCGTTTTGAAGTGCCGTTTTGCAGTCAGGCTGCGGTGCCCCACACACCACTGGACAAGCTATCAGGGCACCAGGTACCGTGCCTGTGGTCAGATTCAAGTATGGCAAAGGATTTCAGAAGGGtggctggaggctgcagctAGGTGTACCCACAGCCCTGGGGCATAGCTGGGTTGTTACGGctctatttttgtatttctgcgtgcttttgttttcctccccctccttgaCAAGAAGGAGCTGTTATGGGGAGCATTCATCCTGAGCCTGACCTCTTGGGCAATGTGAAGCCTTTCCTCTTGGCTGTCTGGGAGCCAGTGTGGCCACCCTGTTTATAAAAGGCGATGCTCTTGGGCTGCAACTAATTTCTTCAGCTTATCAAGGGACAAAACGCCCTGAATTCATTTAAtaggaagaagacaaaaaaagatcCAATACAATCAAAGCCATGTTCAGTGAAGCAATGAAAATCTGCATGCAAATTGCCTTTCCATATTATTAAGTGGTGATTCACTGTCCACGTGAGGGGTGTGAGGGTGGGAACGGAGATGAAGTGGGGGCTCAACCCCAGGGTCCTCAGGCAGGCTGCAGCAACGGGGGTTGGGGAGCCATGTCCTCTCTCCTGTcagcaggaagggcaggaggagggctggcgcgggagggaaggaaaggtgctgctggggcagatcAAGCCTGTTTTTTCCAAGAAAGTCCAAAACTGGGTGGCAAGCAGCTACTGAAAGTAGCTGTGCTGGGGTTTTCCAAATTTCTGGGTGTCCAGTGGCCTCAGAGTGGGTTTCCCAGGTGCCCTGTATTGCTGCTTGCCTCTTTGGACCTGGTTTTGGGATGCTTTAAAAACGCGGTAAGCGTCATGGGGCAGGGGAATGGGTAAAACCAGCCCTTTGCTAACGGTGCCCCTGGCTTTGTCCCCGCAGGCCCGGTTCACGGCAGACTGCCAGTTTCGGGAGCGCTTCCAGGAGAACAGCTACAACACCTACGCCTCGGCCATCCACCGCAGCCCACGCTCGGGCCGCCAGTGGTATGTGGCGCTCAACAAGCGGGGCAAAGCCAagcggggctgcagcccccgcgcccggccccaGCACGTCTCCACGCACTTCCTTCCCCGCTTCCGCCAGCCGCAGGCCCCCGAGCTCGCCTTCACCGTCACCCTCCCCGAAAAGAAGCCCCCgccaccaccaaaaccaaaggTTGCCCCATCCCCACCTCGGAAAAACCCTGGCCCTGTCAAGTACCGGCTGAAGTTTCGCTTCGGGTAGCACGGCATGGTGGGGATGCCGGGGCAGGAGAGACCGGGCGCCTGGACAGCTTTTGGGGGTGACCCCACAGGAGACCTGTGTCCCCCTTCCCTGGACGGATGTGGGGAGGCTCCGGGGAGCTGTGTTGGGCTTGGGGTCTTCACCCAACAGTCCGGACAGCATCTTTGGTGGCATGCGCTGGAGCGACATAACTTGGACTTTCCAAAGAGTATTCCTGTGGTGAGCAGGAAACACTTGTGATGGACCTCGGgttaattttctgttgttgaaagaagcagaaaggtaCCTCTATGGCGAACGTATTTTCTTACCTTATTTTCACTAGTGACTCTTTTGACAATCATTTTCATACAAGAGATATGTTCAGAGCCAATCTAttatgttggggttttttccttttatttttttgttttttaattcctttttgctGCACTTTTTTCCTCCGACTGTACCTCAGACACCGTGTATCCAGGTCTgccctttctccatctcttaaAAACTAGCTCCTCCCTTCCACTTTTGAACAACGAGACCACGCCAAACAAATTCATTCACCTTACCTGTGGTGCAAGAGGGTCTTAAAACTCTTTGTTGGcaataatgtaaatatatatatgtattttttaaggGTTGCTGGCTTGGGGAGGGTGGCTGTTTGCAGCCCTGTTCCTGGTGGTCTCTCCCGTTCTTCTCTGGACAGCTGGAGGAGTGAGTCTCCTCCTGCCCATCTAAGTATGTCTTCAATGTCTGTGTTGTTTAAAATACCTCTGCCCCGGCCCCGTGGCATTCCTGCTTGCACGGGGAGGGACCCACGCCGAGACCACTCCCTGTGGGGTGGCCAGGGGCAGCCCCTCTGcacccctgctcccccaggACGGGGATGCCTTTGGCCCCTGGGTGCCTACCGGTTTCTTCCAACAGTTTGcgctgctgatttattttatcattCACACAACACTTccagagggaggggaaagggttttattttatagCAAGCGTGGCAACGTGGCAATAAATGCCGTTACAGCTACCCGTACCTTTGGAAGTGGTTCTTTCCTGCCCAGGTTGCCCAATGACCCTGGCTGTTGAGCTGTTTCTCCATTGTGGTGTTATCTGTGGAGTAATTGTGTGTATGGAGTCTTAACTGGCATTTAGCTGTGTTGCGTACGTACAGAAAAATGGTAGCATTGAACCTCACCAGTTAAGCCTTAAAAGGACCCCAGGTGGGCTCGTGTTAGCAAAACCCCTCCCAAGCTCAGCCCTGCTAGTTTCGAGCAGCAATAATGAGGGCAGGCGGCACCGCCGACCCTTTTCTCCAAATCTGATTGCGGTACAAATGGCTATTTCTGTTGAAGTCGTGGTTCTTCGCCCATCATGCTTCTGGGCAGGCCCTGGCCAGATGCATCCGCTCCGCGTGGCAGGAAATGCTTTCGCAGAAGGGCGCGCGTTCCACGTGCGGGGATGGATGGGGATGCCAGAATAAAATATAGTTGTGCTTCATTTTATAACCTGGTTATGTAATCTCTTGCCTGTCCGCTGTccgtgtgttttttttcttttcttcccctgaaagaaaaaaaaaaagaccgtTGCAAAGTTAGCCACTACACATGCTTTTCTCGGAGGGTTGGGCCAGTGTGGTATCGACGACAGGGTGGAGTGGAGCAGAATCGGTGCACGTGCTTCCTTTGTATGCCGTGCCCCGCACACTGTGTGCCGAGACAATCCTCCTGATGGCTCCTCTGGGGCAGTTGTTTGGGCCTGAGTCGCAGCAGGGGAGCGCAAGCCAAACACAGGTACGTTGCGCACCCCAGCCATTTCCAGCGAAACAGCCTCACTGCGAATTTACAGAATTCACATAATGCTGCCTATCTGTTGTTCAGCAGCCAGGCACAATTAGGTGTAATTAATGCTCAGTGAAGCATGGGGCCACATAAATGAACTAAGtgaatgaaaacatttgcaGGAGCCCCGTAGGACAAGGGTGCCATCCCCAGCCTCAACCTGGGGTGGGTGCCTGGAGCTCCCCCGGCAGGTAGGAAAGGAGTGGATGTGCTGGTCCCTTGCTGCCACTGCTTTCCTTCAGagggaaaaggtatttttttaatcctaattTAAGGAAAATTCTCATCAGTAACTAGCCtgtatgacaaaaaaaaattttgatcTGTGTGTTTGTGGGCAAAAACTGATGCCAAACTGAGCTGCGATGGCAGCATCCAGTGTTTGCCATAGCAACTACCAGGAAGCGCAGCTTGCTCTGTTGCGGTTGCCGGGAGGGACCAGAGTGCGGGTGGCCACAGTTCGAGCACGTCACCCTTGGGACCCACCCAAGGAAGGAGGGGTGCTGCCAGCAGTCGGGTTCCCCCTTGAGCCagccctcccgcagcccccgtGCCCACATGGGATGAGCACCACCGTCACCCTGTGCTTGTTGGTTTGGGTGAACCGCTGCTCCCACCGAGGAGAAAAGGAGCATTTATCGCATTTCAGAGCTGTCGGGTAAAATTTGGCTGAGGAAGCTGCCCGGTTGTCTCCTCTCTCTGGGGGCTGGTGAAACCTGTGCTCTCCTGCCCGGGGTGGGTGAGGATTTGGGCGAGCTAAGGGGGTGCAGGTGCTTTTCTCCCTCGCACCCCATTTCCCAAGGGGCATGGGGGTGCTGCGCTGCATGTCACCCGCTGTTGCTGAAACCCTGATGTTTTACTTGGGGTTTCATCAggaagcaggagcagccccacagcatGCAGCTAAGGGGTGCTAGCAGGCGTGGGAAGCTGCAGGGGGAGGCTGGTGATTTAATATTAGAGTGATTATTAAGATGCAGTCACCCTATTGCAGTGAAGaggtctgtgccacagcagacAGCAGCCCGCTAGGGCCTCAGCAGAGAGCGTAATGCAAGTTAACCTAAGTGGCGTGGACTGACAAACCTTCCTTTCCTGCCACTCTTCTGGAAGGGAATTAACAGGTTTGCTTATCAAGAGGAGACTGAAGGTGTTTAAAAAATGGGTAAATATCcctgtttaaatttaaaaatggccTGAGAGACTTTTAAGGCATAAAGGTAACTTTTTCAGCGTGATACATTTCTTGCATTTCAAAAgtggttttgctgttggcttgcttttatt is from Phalacrocorax carbo chromosome 4, bPhaCar2.1, whole genome shotgun sequence and encodes:
- the FGF5 gene encoding fibroblast growth factor 5, which translates into the protein FFFLSLSHDVKRTVIYFGISVILGILEIFAVSQGIVGIRGVFSNKFLAMSKKGKLHASARFTADCQFRERFQENSYNTYASAIHRSPRSGRQWYVALNKRGKAKRGCSPRARPQHVSTHFLPRFRQPQAPELAFTVTLPEKKPPPPPKPKVAPSPPRKNPGPVKYRLKFRFG